A part of Entelurus aequoreus isolate RoL-2023_Sb linkage group LG03, RoL_Eaeq_v1.1, whole genome shotgun sequence genomic DNA contains:
- the evla gene encoding enah/Vasp-like a isoform X4 — MSEQSICQARASVMVYDDASKKWVPIKPGQQGFSRINIYHNTANNTFRVVGVKLQDQQVVINYSIVKGLKYNQATPTFHQWRDARQVYGLNFASKEEATTFSNAMLFALNVLSSPDGGGPVVQRQNGPSSEESEAQRRMMEQHQMQAHKERERRTSGSVVSTLQYKVSVPPAHPHHPDTPPEYRQYRCSTLPPSYVRVASSSSPPSSSSPPSQEKEAGAARDKAQLSSQLSTSLASAFSPVQGGVSTLGRQVRQIPLSPPTTARHLHQQQDIMLPPKHGTWSASHLQQMYAQCPPSASPPVMMAMPARQGLAQPQPVLPMAHPLPAMSARMKPPPLDPQQYPQHQPHSHANGQSDDSYSPHSHQIPLTLQYCDAVPPPPLMGQPPPGLAPNHQYQSTFHPQQHQQQVYHQQAPSSPPSYNDGGSPKKTPSPVPQQVPMTNSSPPVSAGHPAMLSVAAPPSVAPVPMAGPPAPPPPPGPPPPMAVPPPMPPPLPASGGPPGGPPGMQHQPSGLAAALAGAKLRKVQRDESSPPGSGSKSDSNRSSGGSGGGGEGLMQEMNALLARRRKASEKPDEDDSGSRGQNSTDALKKPWERSNSAEKSSLVSRVRPIGSTSDSDTEFDRMKQEILDEVIRELHKVKDEIINAIRQEIGRISTS; from the exons GTGGTGATCAACTACTCCATAGTGAAGGGCCTCAAGTACAATCAGGCCACGCCAACATTCCATCAATGGCGTGACGCTCGCCAGGTCTATGGGCTCAACTTTGCCAGCAAGGAGGAGGCCACCACCTTCTCCAACGCCATGCTGTTTGCTCTCAACGTCCTCAGCTCACCTGACGGTGGCG GTCCAGTTGTCCAGCGCCAAAATGGACCTTCCTCGGAGGAGAGTGAGGCCCAGAGGAG GATGATGGAGCAGCATCAGATGCAGGCGCACAAGGAGAGGGAGCGGCGGACGTCAGGATCAG TCGTTTCCACTCTCCAATATAAAGTGTCCGTACCCCCCGCCCACCCCCACCACCCAGACACTCCGCCCGAGTACAGACAGTACAGATGTAGCACACTGCCCCCGTCCTATGTCCGTGTGGCCTCTTCCTCCTcccctccctcctcctcctcccctccCTCTCAAGAGAAGGAGGCGGGGGCGGCGAGGGACAAGGCCCAGCTCTCCTCCCAGCTCTCCACCTCGCTGGCCTCTGCCTTCTCCCCAGTCCAGGGGGGGGTGTCCACCCTGGGCCGGCAGGTCCGTCAGATCCCCCTGTCTCCTCCCACCACAGCCCGCCACCTACACCAGCAGCAGGACATCATGCTGCCCCCCAAACATGGCACCTGGTCCGCTTCACATTTGCAGCAAATGTACGCCCAGTGCCCGCCCTCCGCTTCCCCTCCGGTAATGATGGCCATGCCCGCCAGGCAGGGCTTAGCGCAGCCACAGCCTGTGCTCCCCATGGCGCACCCCCTCCCGGCCATGAGCGCTAGGATGAAGCCCCCGCCACTCGACCCTCAACAGTACCCCCAGCATCAGCCCCACTCTCACGCCAACGGCCAGTCAGACGACTCCTACTCCCCCCACTCCCACCAGATTCCGCTCACCCTGCAGTACTGCGATGCCGTGCCCCCGCCGCCCCTGATGGGTCAGCCGCCCCCGGGGCTCGCCCCCAATCACCAGTACCAGTCCACCTTCCACCCTCAGCAACATCAGCAGCAGGTGTACCACCAGCAAGCCCCTTCCTCACCCCCCTCTTACAATGATGGGGGCTCGCCCAAGAAGACCCCCTCCCCTGTCCCCCAGCAGGTCCCCATGACCAACAGCA GCCCTCCTGTGTCTGCAGGTCACCCCGCCATGCTGTCCGTGGCGGCGCCCCCGTCCGTAGCACCGGTACCAATGGCTGGTCCCCCGGCCCCACCGCCGCCTCCAGGTCCGCCGCCCCCGATGGCGGTGCCCCCGCCCATGCCCCCTCCGCTGCCTGCAAGCGGCGGGCCTCCGGGGGGCCCTCCTGGCATGCAGCATCAGCCCTCGGGGTTGGCGGCAGCTCTGGCTGGGGCCAAACTACGTAAAGTTCAAAGA GACGAGAGCAGTCCACCAGGATCAGGCAGTAAAAGTGACTCCAACAGATCTAGTGGAggtagtggtggtggtggagagGGTCTGATGCAGGAGATGAACGCCTTATTAGCTCGCAG ACGAAAAGCTTCTGAGAAACCTGATGAA GACGACTCTGGTAGTCGCGGTCAGAACTCAACAG ATGCTTTGAAGAAGCCGTGGGAGAGATCCAACTCTGCAGAGAAGTCCTCGCTGGTCTCCAG AGTGAGACCTATTGGCAGCACCAGTGACTCAGACACAGAATTTGACAGAATGAAACAG GAAATTTTGGATGAAGTTATACGCGAGTTACATAAAGTGAAAGATGAAATCATTAACG CCATCAGACAAGAAATTGGGCGAATCAGCACATCTTAA
- the evla gene encoding enah/Vasp-like a isoform X5, protein MVYDDASKKWVPIKPGQQGFSRINIYHNTANNTFRVVGVKLQDQQVVINYSIVKGLKYNQATPTFHQWRDARQVYGLNFASKEEATTFSNAMLFALNVLSSPDGGGPVVQRQNGPSSEESEAQRRMMEQHQMQAHKERERRTSGSVVSTLQYKVSVPPAHPHHPDTPPEYRQYRCSTLPPSYVRVASSSSPPSSSSPPSQEKEAGAARDKAQLSSQLSTSLASAFSPVQGGVSTLGRQVRQIPLSPPTTARHLHQQQDIMLPPKHGTWSASHLQQMYAQCPPSASPPVMMAMPARQGLAQPQPVLPMAHPLPAMSARMKPPPLDPQQYPQHQPHSHANGQSDDSYSPHSHQIPLTLQYCDAVPPPPLMGQPPPGLAPNHQYQSTFHPQQHQQQVYHQQAPSSPPSYNDGGSPKKTPSPVPQQVPMTNSSPPVSAGHPAMLSVAAPPSVAPVPMAGPPAPPPPPGPPPPMAVPPPMPPPLPASGGPPGGPPGMQHQPSGLAAALAGAKLRKVQRDESSPPGSGSKSDSNRSSGGSGGGGEGLMQEMNALLARRRKASEKPDEDDSGSRGQNSTDALKKPWERSNSAEKSSLVSRVRPIGSTSDSDTEFDRMKQEILDEVIRELHKVKDEIINAIRQEIGRISTS, encoded by the exons GTGGTGATCAACTACTCCATAGTGAAGGGCCTCAAGTACAATCAGGCCACGCCAACATTCCATCAATGGCGTGACGCTCGCCAGGTCTATGGGCTCAACTTTGCCAGCAAGGAGGAGGCCACCACCTTCTCCAACGCCATGCTGTTTGCTCTCAACGTCCTCAGCTCACCTGACGGTGGCG GTCCAGTTGTCCAGCGCCAAAATGGACCTTCCTCGGAGGAGAGTGAGGCCCAGAGGAG GATGATGGAGCAGCATCAGATGCAGGCGCACAAGGAGAGGGAGCGGCGGACGTCAGGATCAG TCGTTTCCACTCTCCAATATAAAGTGTCCGTACCCCCCGCCCACCCCCACCACCCAGACACTCCGCCCGAGTACAGACAGTACAGATGTAGCACACTGCCCCCGTCCTATGTCCGTGTGGCCTCTTCCTCCTcccctccctcctcctcctcccctccCTCTCAAGAGAAGGAGGCGGGGGCGGCGAGGGACAAGGCCCAGCTCTCCTCCCAGCTCTCCACCTCGCTGGCCTCTGCCTTCTCCCCAGTCCAGGGGGGGGTGTCCACCCTGGGCCGGCAGGTCCGTCAGATCCCCCTGTCTCCTCCCACCACAGCCCGCCACCTACACCAGCAGCAGGACATCATGCTGCCCCCCAAACATGGCACCTGGTCCGCTTCACATTTGCAGCAAATGTACGCCCAGTGCCCGCCCTCCGCTTCCCCTCCGGTAATGATGGCCATGCCCGCCAGGCAGGGCTTAGCGCAGCCACAGCCTGTGCTCCCCATGGCGCACCCCCTCCCGGCCATGAGCGCTAGGATGAAGCCCCCGCCACTCGACCCTCAACAGTACCCCCAGCATCAGCCCCACTCTCACGCCAACGGCCAGTCAGACGACTCCTACTCCCCCCACTCCCACCAGATTCCGCTCACCCTGCAGTACTGCGATGCCGTGCCCCCGCCGCCCCTGATGGGTCAGCCGCCCCCGGGGCTCGCCCCCAATCACCAGTACCAGTCCACCTTCCACCCTCAGCAACATCAGCAGCAGGTGTACCACCAGCAAGCCCCTTCCTCACCCCCCTCTTACAATGATGGGGGCTCGCCCAAGAAGACCCCCTCCCCTGTCCCCCAGCAGGTCCCCATGACCAACAGCA GCCCTCCTGTGTCTGCAGGTCACCCCGCCATGCTGTCCGTGGCGGCGCCCCCGTCCGTAGCACCGGTACCAATGGCTGGTCCCCCGGCCCCACCGCCGCCTCCAGGTCCGCCGCCCCCGATGGCGGTGCCCCCGCCCATGCCCCCTCCGCTGCCTGCAAGCGGCGGGCCTCCGGGGGGCCCTCCTGGCATGCAGCATCAGCCCTCGGGGTTGGCGGCAGCTCTGGCTGGGGCCAAACTACGTAAAGTTCAAAGA GACGAGAGCAGTCCACCAGGATCAGGCAGTAAAAGTGACTCCAACAGATCTAGTGGAggtagtggtggtggtggagagGGTCTGATGCAGGAGATGAACGCCTTATTAGCTCGCAG ACGAAAAGCTTCTGAGAAACCTGATGAA GACGACTCTGGTAGTCGCGGTCAGAACTCAACAG ATGCTTTGAAGAAGCCGTGGGAGAGATCCAACTCTGCAGAGAAGTCCTCGCTGGTCTCCAG AGTGAGACCTATTGGCAGCACCAGTGACTCAGACACAGAATTTGACAGAATGAAACAG GAAATTTTGGATGAAGTTATACGCGAGTTACATAAAGTGAAAGATGAAATCATTAACG CCATCAGACAAGAAATTGGGCGAATCAGCACATCTTAA
- the evla gene encoding enah/Vasp-like a isoform X3, with amino-acid sequence MSSLDDFGEQSICQARASVMVYDDASKKWVPIKPGQQGFSRINIYHNTANNTFRVVGVKLQDQQVVINYSIVKGLKYNQATPTFHQWRDARQVYGLNFASKEEATTFSNAMLFALNVLSSPDGGGPVVQRQNGPSSEESEAQRRMMEQHQMQAHKERERRTSGSVVSTLQYKVSVPPAHPHHPDTPPEYRQYRCSTLPPSYVRVASSSSPPSSSSPPSQEKEAGAARDKAQLSSQLSTSLASAFSPVQGGVSTLGRQVRQIPLSPPTTARHLHQQQDIMLPPKHGTWSASHLQQMYAQCPPSASPPVMMAMPARQGLAQPQPVLPMAHPLPAMSARMKPPPLDPQQYPQHQPHSHANGQSDDSYSPHSHQIPLTLQYCDAVPPPPLMGQPPPGLAPNHQYQSTFHPQQHQQQVYHQQAPSSPPSYNDGGSPKKTPSPVPQQVPMTNSSPPVSAGHPAMLSVAAPPSVAPVPMAGPPAPPPPPGPPPPMAVPPPMPPPLPASGGPPGGPPGMQHQPSGLAAALAGAKLRKVQRDESSPPGSGSKSDSNRSSGGSGGGGEGLMQEMNALLARRRKASEKPDEDDSGSRGQNSTDALKKPWERSNSAEKSSLVSRVRPIGSTSDSDTEFDRMKQEILDEVIRELHKVKDEIINAIRQEIGRISTS; translated from the exons GTGGTGATCAACTACTCCATAGTGAAGGGCCTCAAGTACAATCAGGCCACGCCAACATTCCATCAATGGCGTGACGCTCGCCAGGTCTATGGGCTCAACTTTGCCAGCAAGGAGGAGGCCACCACCTTCTCCAACGCCATGCTGTTTGCTCTCAACGTCCTCAGCTCACCTGACGGTGGCG GTCCAGTTGTCCAGCGCCAAAATGGACCTTCCTCGGAGGAGAGTGAGGCCCAGAGGAG GATGATGGAGCAGCATCAGATGCAGGCGCACAAGGAGAGGGAGCGGCGGACGTCAGGATCAG TCGTTTCCACTCTCCAATATAAAGTGTCCGTACCCCCCGCCCACCCCCACCACCCAGACACTCCGCCCGAGTACAGACAGTACAGATGTAGCACACTGCCCCCGTCCTATGTCCGTGTGGCCTCTTCCTCCTcccctccctcctcctcctcccctccCTCTCAAGAGAAGGAGGCGGGGGCGGCGAGGGACAAGGCCCAGCTCTCCTCCCAGCTCTCCACCTCGCTGGCCTCTGCCTTCTCCCCAGTCCAGGGGGGGGTGTCCACCCTGGGCCGGCAGGTCCGTCAGATCCCCCTGTCTCCTCCCACCACAGCCCGCCACCTACACCAGCAGCAGGACATCATGCTGCCCCCCAAACATGGCACCTGGTCCGCTTCACATTTGCAGCAAATGTACGCCCAGTGCCCGCCCTCCGCTTCCCCTCCGGTAATGATGGCCATGCCCGCCAGGCAGGGCTTAGCGCAGCCACAGCCTGTGCTCCCCATGGCGCACCCCCTCCCGGCCATGAGCGCTAGGATGAAGCCCCCGCCACTCGACCCTCAACAGTACCCCCAGCATCAGCCCCACTCTCACGCCAACGGCCAGTCAGACGACTCCTACTCCCCCCACTCCCACCAGATTCCGCTCACCCTGCAGTACTGCGATGCCGTGCCCCCGCCGCCCCTGATGGGTCAGCCGCCCCCGGGGCTCGCCCCCAATCACCAGTACCAGTCCACCTTCCACCCTCAGCAACATCAGCAGCAGGTGTACCACCAGCAAGCCCCTTCCTCACCCCCCTCTTACAATGATGGGGGCTCGCCCAAGAAGACCCCCTCCCCTGTCCCCCAGCAGGTCCCCATGACCAACAGCA GCCCTCCTGTGTCTGCAGGTCACCCCGCCATGCTGTCCGTGGCGGCGCCCCCGTCCGTAGCACCGGTACCAATGGCTGGTCCCCCGGCCCCACCGCCGCCTCCAGGTCCGCCGCCCCCGATGGCGGTGCCCCCGCCCATGCCCCCTCCGCTGCCTGCAAGCGGCGGGCCTCCGGGGGGCCCTCCTGGCATGCAGCATCAGCCCTCGGGGTTGGCGGCAGCTCTGGCTGGGGCCAAACTACGTAAAGTTCAAAGA GACGAGAGCAGTCCACCAGGATCAGGCAGTAAAAGTGACTCCAACAGATCTAGTGGAggtagtggtggtggtggagagGGTCTGATGCAGGAGATGAACGCCTTATTAGCTCGCAG ACGAAAAGCTTCTGAGAAACCTGATGAA GACGACTCTGGTAGTCGCGGTCAGAACTCAACAG ATGCTTTGAAGAAGCCGTGGGAGAGATCCAACTCTGCAGAGAAGTCCTCGCTGGTCTCCAG AGTGAGACCTATTGGCAGCACCAGTGACTCAGACACAGAATTTGACAGAATGAAACAG GAAATTTTGGATGAAGTTATACGCGAGTTACATAAAGTGAAAGATGAAATCATTAACG CCATCAGACAAGAAATTGGGCGAATCAGCACATCTTAA